A region of the Acidimicrobiia bacterium genome:
TCTCAGTCGCCGAGCTGCAAGCAATGTAATAAGCTCGGGATGGCCCGGACCCGCTCCGGCAATGGTCACAAAACCCACGGATGGCTGCGAGCTTCGCACGCTCACTCCGGCAGGCACGCATCGGTGGCCCAAATCTCGGAAGCCTCCGACGCCAACTCATCCCCGCCTTTTACGGCCTCCTCGACCGAGCCTAGACGGTACCGGACTTTCAGTGAACGATGACCGTCTCGGGAGCAAACCACTGATGTAATCGAAACGGTATTGTCCTCCAAAAGGTGCGCCGTTACCCCGACGGGGGCCGTGCAACCTGCACGCAAGCCTCTAAGAAAAAAGCGCTCGGCGGCTACTTCGACCGCCGTCATCTTGTCCGAAATACCGGCCCACAAATCAGCAAATGTGTCTCCGCGCAAAGACTCGACGGCGATTGCGCCCTGTCCTGCCGCTGGCACCACCACTTCCTCGTGTAAGCGAAGGATCTTCAGATGGGATCGACCTCCCTCGGAAATACCGAGCCTGTCTAGGGCGCAAGCTCCAGCAACGACACCGTCGCATTTGCGCAGCGATTCCAGCCTACGCTCCATGTTTCCTCGCAGATCCATAAACGTCAGATCTGGCCGAAGTTTCGACAATTGCGCGCGCCGCCTTACGCTTCCTGTCGCCACCAGCGCCCCTACAGAAAGTGCCGACTCCAAGAATCCGCCCTGCCCCTCCTCATATCCTTCCCATCTAGAATCCAGCGAACGGTGGCCTTTGCCATTGTCTTGGTCGCTTCGAATCACCAATGCGTCTCTACGATCACCTCTCCGAAGATAGGCGGCTATTTCGAAACGGTCTTCTAAGATTGTGGGGAGATCCTTCGCAGAGTGGACTGCCGCATCACCCGCGCCCTCGATTAGCGCCTCCTCTAGAGCTTTCGTAAACACCCCCGTGGTATCGAACTCCTCTATTCGCCTGTCGGGTGCCCTTTCGCCTGCGCTTGTAACCGTGACGATCTCGACCTGCACAGATGGATCAACATTGCGGATAGCCGCCTGCACTTCCCTCGCCTGAATAAGCGCAAGGTTGCTCTTCCGCGATAAAAGCCTTATAAGCGCCACCGGCCCAAGCTCCGATCGGACCGCAGACTCAGTCTCTCGGCTTCTCCGGGTCCAGTTCGAACAAGTAAGCCAAGGCTTCAGCCAGCGCCTCGGCTTTTCCGGAAACAGCTGCCTCCTTTAAGCGAGTCACCGGCCGATGCAAGATTTTTTTTGTCACGGCCCTAGATACCCTGCGTGCTAGCTCCACCGCTTCCGGGTTCACCCCAGCTCTGCGCGATACCTTCCCCAACTCGCTCTCTAGAATCTCTTCGAAGCTAAAAGTGAGCTCTGCAATGATCTGCCGATACTCATCCACCTGTAACTCGAAGAGAAACTTTTCAAGTTCTTCCTCGATTATTCGGGCGGCTTTCTCAGCTTCCACAGCCCGTTGCCGGCGCCCCTCTTCGGCAACGGCTTCTAGGTCTTCAATGTCTAGAATTTCAACTCCCTCGATCGACCCTACCGAAGGATCTACATCGCGGGGGACCGCTATATCGACGATGAGAAGAGGCGAGTGCGAGCGTGTCCTGGCGAACGACTCTACATCGTCGTACGTAATTACGACCTCTGATGCCCTCGTACAAGTGACGAGAATCTCGATGTCGGCGGCGATAGTAGGCAGTTGGCTAAAGGACACAGCCTCGCCTCCTATCCTCTCGGCAACAGCTTTCGCCGTACTCTGCCTTCTGTTTACTACGTAGATCTTGGCACAGCCCGCAGCCGCAAGCGCCCGGGCAGCGGACTGACCAGCCTCGCCTGCACCTACGACAGCGACCCTGCGCCCTGCAAGGCCCCCCAACTTTTGCGAGACGAGCTGAACTGCTGCAGAAGATATCGAGGCAGGGTTGGAAGAAATTCCGGTCTCGTTACGTACCCGCTTCCCGGTTTCTATTGCCCTTTGGAATGCACGGCCAAGGATTCGACCGGAGGCTCCAAGCTGGCGGGAGTTGTCGATAGCCTGGCGCACTTGTCCTAGGATCTCGGTCTCGCCCAAGACCATAGAATCAAGGCCTGAGGCGACTCTGAACAAGTGATGCAAAGCAGCCGCATCGAATAGCAAGTACGCCGAGTCCACTAGCTCCGCCTCTCTCACACCGCGAAAGTCCTCAATGAAATGCTTGATGTCTGCAACCCCGGAGTGAAACTGCGTCACCTTTGCGTAGATCTCGACTCGGTTGCAAGTTGAAAGTATGGCTCCCTCCAACACGCTAGACATTCCCACCAGAGATTGGAGTGCCTTGGGCATCTCCTCCCCCGAGATTGCCAGCCGCTCCAGTCGCTCCAGGGGAGCGCTTCGATAGCTCACTCCATAAACTACGAGAGACATCTGTCGATTGCTTTCCTGGCCTCGTCCAACTCACCCCTGCGTATCAATTCCAACACCTCCTCGGATATGGCAGCCTCCCACTTCTCCGACATTCCCTCCGTGGATCGTCCTGCAGCACGAATTGCATCTCGCGCCTTTCCCAAAAGTTCGGTAAGTACACCCCACTCGGGCCCGAACTCCTCTTCAAGGCGTTTTCGCATGTATGTAGCCATGGCTGGGCTTCGACCACCCGTGGAGACGGAAATCACGAGTTCCCCTCTAATTACCCTAGAAGGAAGGATGAAGCGACAGTTGTCCGGGTCATCAGCTGAATTGACAAGAACTCGGTCCCGTTCGCCATCGCAATAAACCTGTGCATTGGTCGATGGATCGTCTGTCGCCGTAATGGCCAAAAAAAAGCCGTCCAAATCTCCGGTAGCGTACTTTTTAGCAATCCAATCGATGACTCCGTCTCTATGTAGGCGCTGTAGTTCCTCGCACAGTTCGGGTGCTATAACCGTGACCCGACTAGTAGCATCTAATAAGCCCACGACCTTCTGATGTGCCACATGACCACCACCAATTACGACACAGGGCTTATCGTCTAAGCGAATGTTGATCGGATACCATCGCCTTGGCGTCATCGGCCCTCGCCCGCTCTAACAGAGTGATCCTCGTTCTCCAGTGCTACATTTGAGCGCTCACTCAGCTCCGAAATTGCTGTGCGTGTCAAATCCTCCCTGGTGTAAAAAGCCAGAATTTGGAGTTCCACCGCAACGTCTACCTTTCTAACTATGACATTGTTGGGCACACGCACCTCTACAGGAGCAAAGTTCAGGATCGACCTAACACCCGCAGAGACGAGCATCTCAGTGGCTTCTTGAGCGTGAGTTGCGGGAACCGCCACGATTCCTATCTCGACACCTTCCCGCTTACAGATCACTTCTAGGTCTTCGACTGGCAATACCACAAGGCCTCCGACAGAGGTTCCTACCTTTTGGGGATCGGCGTCGAACAGGGCGACTATCTTGAACCCCCGCTCCCTGAAACCTTTGTAGTTAGCAAGCGCAGAGCCAAGATTCCCTACCCCCACTATTGCTACGGTCCATTGTTTGTCTAGGCCTAGCTCCCTTCCTATCTGGTCAAGCAAGTACTGCACATCGTAGCCGACTCCGCGAGTTCCATAGGATCCTAGATAAGACAAGTCCTTGCGTACCTTGGCTGCGTTGACGCCAGACATCAAGGCGAGCTGGTCGGAACTTACAGTGGGCACTTCCATGTCCGAGAGTCCCAAAAGGGCACGATAGTAAAGAGGCAGCCTAGCGACCGTCGCCTCGGGAATTTTCATTGCCTTTTTTGGTGCTGTTGCCGAGAGGCGTTCGCCGTAAGATTGTTGTTTTGTCATGACTCGGTCCCCTGGGAGCGGATACAGCTCTGCAATGGCCCGCGGAAGGCACTAACTTTTCCAGCAGTCGTCAGAGAATGGCGTCTTTCCGCTCCGGAATTCCCTGCAGACCAGGAAATCGGATACTGCTTAGGGTGCTACCCGCTCTCTGATGAGCCGGATGTCCGCTGCCGGAAAAGTGTCCTGTATGATAAGAACCTTGTGACCAGATTCTCAAAGTCTAGAAGCTCCGTAATTCTAGTACCCAGTCAGCGAAGCGTATGTCTGTAGCTCTTTCCCTAGTCGCAACAGTTGTTGCCGGAGTCTTCGCGGTGTCTCTCGCCGGCCGCTTCTGGCGATCCAGAGGAAAACACAACCTATTTTGGGCTATCGCACTTGGAATGTTCTCGCTCGCGTCGGTAGCACTGGCCTACGGACTGGGGATCGGATGGAACGGATTTGCATTCGGTGTTTATTACTTATTCGGCGCCGTGCTCAACGTTCCGTTTTTAGGACTCGGCCAAATCTATCTGGTATGGCCGGATAGAATCGCCTATGCCGCCTCTGTCGCCGTTACGGCATTCGCTCTCGCTGCAACCGTCACCGTGCTTACGACGCCGATGACCATCACTCCTTCGGGGAAAGCACACATCCCTTCCGGCCGAGAGGTCTACGCCACTCACATTCCCGAGGAACGGCTGCCAAGTATTTGTAAGGAAAGGGCTACAGCCAACACCCCTGAGTGCAGGCGCGACGCCGATCCTCTAGCGATATGGCCAAGAATCTTTGCCGTTTTCGGCAATGTCATAGGGACCTTGTTGGTCGTAGCTGGAACCGTCACATCAGCAGCCAAGCTACTGCGAAAACGTAACAGGACAAGAGCGGCCACCCGTACCGCATTGGGCAACTTGGCTATCGCTGCCGGGGTCATCGTTGTAGCTAGCGGAGGCACTGGAGCGCGGTTTGGTACGACAGCGTTATTACCTTTCACGCTGGCATTAGGCGTTTCGATGATGTACACGGGCTTCGTCATTGCTGCTCCCAAAGTAGCTGGAGCCAAAGCGGGTGTTCCCAGCTCGTCCGATATGTCCCAAACGTTGGCCGCTCCACCGGAGCAGGCCTGAGAGGAGCGACCTGATCGTGCCAGAGATCGAGTTCTTAATCCTCGCAGACTCCGCTGAGGTTGTGAACAACAAGCTGTACATGATGGGCGGAGGGTGGAACAACATCCAGCGTCGTGCGGGGGCAGACGGGATGGCGCCGCCATCCGTGTTCAGCGTCGCAATCAGTGTCTTGGTCGGGTGGCACGAAACCAATGTAAAGCACAAATTGCACCTTAGGATCGAAGACGAAGACGCCACGCAGTGCTTGGCCGAGTTATACGCCGACTTCGAGGTCGGACGGCCCTCTGGGATCGCGCCGGGAAGCGATCAGAGGGCATTGTTGGCCATCACTGCCTCTGTTGCCTTTCCTTCTGCCGGAATATACAGAGTCCTCGCTGAGGTAGGTGACAGCTCGAGATCCGTCTCGTTCCAGGTTCACGATTTACCGCCGTCGGTAGCCCTATAAAGCAAGACTCAAAGCTTGGAATCGCAATCCCACCAGCTATCCAATCGCTCATAAGGGGTTGCAAAACCTTGGGCATGATGGCGTGTCCTCACACTCCATGCACTCCCCGAGAAGGCTAGCGCGGGCGCCTTTTCAATGAAGCTCTGGGTACCTTCGCCAACGCTGTTCTAGGAATCTCGTCGACGATCCGTATATCCTTGGGGATTTTGTATCGGGACACCTTTGTGGCTAGGTATTGTCGGATATCTTCTTTCAGGTTCGCAGACGAGGTATCTTCGGGCTCGGATGCAACTACGTAGGCCACGAGGCGCTCGTCGTCATGCACTTTCTCTCCGACTACAACCGCGTCTGAGATGGCCGGATGGCTTTTAATAACGCTTTCAATTTCAAAAGGATATACATTGAACCCCCCGACGATAACTACGTCTTTGAGCCTGTCCACTAAATAGAGCTCGCCTCTCTCACCCACCACGCCTACATCTCCAGTGCGAAGCCACCCCTCGACCAGTGCTTCGGCCGTCTCTTCCGGATGTCCCCAGTAGCCGGAGAAAACGTTGTCGCCGGCGATCCAGACTTCACCGTGGTCGTCCGCCTCGACCGGGTGCCCATCTTCGTCGCGAATTTCCAGGCGGATCCCCGGAAGTGGCAAACCCACGCATCCAGCAATGGGTTCGTCCATCAACCGGCTAGAGGTAATCACAGGCGAAGCCTCTGTCATTCCGTATCCTTCCCACAGAAACTGTCCGTATTTGGATCGGAACTCTTCGAACAGCTCCCGAGAGAGCGGAGCAGCCCCTGAAGTGCATATTCTTACCGAAGAAAACACTTGTGGAGGAGTATTCGCTTCGACGATGGCTCTCCACATGTTCGGAGATCCAGCCACGACGGTTACTCCGAGCTCGCGTATAGCTTCGGCCCACAACTCGGGACCGCCCTGAGTGCCAGCGGACTCCGAACCCCCCCAATCCTCTTCTCTAGTCTGCGGAAATGCCACTGCGCACCCTGAGAAGAGAGCAGAGCCTACTGCGACGTTGAGTCCGAATATGTGGTAGAGAGGCAGTACTCCAAAAGATACGTCTCCCGGAAGAGCTTTGGTTCCCGGATGGGAATCGAGCTGGTAGAGATTGGCTAGCATCGAGCGATGGGTGAGAATAGCTGCTCTCGGTTCACCCGACGTTCCCCCGGTCATTATTAGCACCGCCGGATCCTCGGATTTCGGCTCGTAGAAAAACGAAAGGGTCTGTTCTGCCTCCGTCGCGGGCGCATCCGCATCGGTCGAGAAGTCTTTTGTGGAGGCGCGGCATACATCGCCTCGGAGCTCGTCGTAGTAGAGCCACTCGACTTCCCCCAGCGCCGTCTCTCTTATCGTCGAGCTATCGAGAGCTCCATGAGGACCGAGTTTGGATCCACACACGAGGACATGGGTCTGAGTTTCACGGAGAATCTTTGCTACCTCGAATGCCGGACTGCGCAAGTTGAGTGGCACAGCTACAGCTCCCAGACACAGCACGGCAAGGTATGCCTCGACAAAATCGATCCCATCGAGGGCTATGCCAACATGATCTGAAGGCTGTAGCCCTGCACGCTCAAGCGAGCGTGACACCCTCGACACAATCGTAAGTAGATCTCCAAAGGTGAGCTTTTGGGAGAAATCGAGCAAAGCCGGACGGTCCGGTTCATAGACCGCCGTTGCCAACAAAGCGGCAGCAAGGTTTGAATACTTACTCCTTCTAGCGCGCACCATGGCTCAGAGTTCTACACCGGCAGCGCTGAGGGCATCCCTCAAATCCCTCACCGGCACCGAGCAAGCGTCGAGCCCTTCCTTTGCGGCTATAGCTGCGGCCGTTCCCGCTGCCTGACCGAGTGCCATGCACGGCGCCATCACACGAGTCGAGGCAAGAGCCTCATGTGTAGCCGAGATGCAACGTCCCGCTACCAAGAGGTTGGCAAATCCCTCTGGGAGAAGCGATCTAAACGGAAGATAGTAACGATGCCCAGGCGGGAAAAACTCGTAGGTTGTTTCCTTGCCCCTAACATGAAACTCGAGAGGCCATGCCCCCGTAGCGACACTGTCTTCGAAGGGGGTGCCCTCTAGGAGGTGGTGCTTGTCCAACACAAATCTTCCCTGAATCCGCCTGGACTCTCGAATTCCAAGTTGGGGCGGGGTGTCCTGCAGAAAAGAATTCTCGAAGCCGGGCACGTGTTTCTTTACAAACTCAAAAGTAAGCTCGGCTATGCGCCTTCCCTCGATCTCCCCGAAGGTCTGATCGTAGGGATCGGTAGCGTCGATTGGGTCTCCGTTTTTGGTCACTCGAGTCATCGCCCCCACGAACTCGCCGGGTCGGCCCGTAGGAATCAGGGCTCCAGAGTCGCGGGTGAGATGTTGGCCATGCTCTGCGATAATCTCCGGCAGGCGTTGTATCCACGGCAACGCTTTCTGGGAGTCGGCGTGTTCGATGAAAAATTGCATGGATGCGAACTGTCTATGGCCAGGCGGACCAATCTCCGTCGGTACTCCAGCATAAAACGCTATGTCAGCGTCGCCTGTAGCGTCTACGTATGCTTTTCCCCGAACCACCCACAATCCGCGCTTGGTGGACAAGACAACGCCGTCAACGCGAGAACCGTCATCACCGGTCTCCACAATTGCATCGGCTGCCCTGCAGTGCAGCAGGACCCTGAGACCTTCTGTCTCTGTAGCTAGCGCATCCCCCATGCGTTTGGCTGCCCAAGGGATATACAGCAAAACGGCCGTCTCCTTAAACGGAACCGGCCCCATCGCCGCACCGGCGCGTTGAAGGCGCTCGGAGACCTCACACGGGAATCCGCTAACAGCAAAGTCAAATCCAGAGCCCGTGTTGAAGTAAAGCCCACACAGAGTGCCAACGCTCGCTGCGGTGAAATTGCCGCCTAAAAATCCATATCGCTCCACAAGAAGCGTGGTGGCGCCCATGCGGGCGGAAGAAACAGCTGCAGCAAGTCCTGCGGGCCCTCCGCCGCATACGACGACATCTACATCTTCGACGACGTCTACCTCTCTGGAAAGCCGGAGCGTCTGTCTCACAAATCCGCCTAGGCTCGCTAACGAACTTCGCAAATATAATCTTTTAGCGCTTGCTTTCGCTGCCTCGCTAGAGATTCCACAAAAACCGCTAATATCACTTATGGTACGTGCCGATACGCAGAGTGAAGCTGCTGAAGAGGAGGCGTCTCGCCTGGCAGCTGTAGAGTTTGGGCACCGAGGCCCGGAACTGGGTGAACGCGGTTTCCTCGTATGGGTGTTTTCGTAACATCCCTCACCGAGAAGCCTCCCAGCCCGCCCACGTTGCGCTCGCCCGGATGAATCCGGGCTCTCGGTGCCTAAGTTCTTTGTCCGTAGGTCTGAGCCACATGGCTCGTTGGGCGAACTCCTTGGTCTAACGTTCGGACTTCATTCCTAGCCTACAGGGACTCTCCTATCCGAAGAACTGTCTCTATCTGAGACAGTCGTGCTGAAGTGTCCCCTGCAACTACGTTCAGTTGCAACGTGGTAACGCCAGCCTCGCTGTATTTGCTGAGGCGCTCGGCTACCCGCGAGTCGTTCCCCCACAGTCCCATTGAATCGACCAGCTCATCAGGGACAGCTTGCGCCGCCTCGGCACGCTTTCCCGCAAGAAACAGCTCCTGGATTTGCTCGGCTTCCTTGCTGTACCCATACCTTTTCAGCAAATCGTTATAGAAATTCGCCTCTTTAGCTCCCATCCCCCCGGCATAAAAGCTCAACATCGCTTTGGCTACACTGCGCGCCGCTTCAACGGAAAAGTCTCTGGCTACGCTCACGAACGCAGGTGCGACGATGTCAAGATCGGCAGGATTGCGGTTGCCTCGTTTGAACCCTTCCTCTAGATAAGGCTTGAATACATCCGCCCGATCGGGGCTGTAGAAAGCGGGCAACCAGCCGTCCGCAATCTCTGCTGTCAAAGCCACGTTTTTAGGGCCCATAGCTGCGATGTAGACGGGAATTCGGCGTGGGGGCTGAAACATAAGCTTGAGAGGCTTTCCCAACCCCATTCCGCCCCGCGTGGGTATAGAATACGCCTCACCCTCGAAGGTAAGACGTTCTTTGCGGTCCCAGATCTTTCGCAAAATCTCTACGTACTCGCGCGTTCGGAGCAATGGCTTTGTGAAAGGAGTGCCGTACCATCCTTCGGCTACCTGTGGACCAGAAACTCCGAGTCCGAGAACGAATCGTCCTCCGGACAGCAGATCCAATGTAGCAGCTGTCATGGCCGTCATCGTCGGAGTGCGTGCCGGAATCTGCATAATCCCCGAACCAAGTTCGATTCGCTCGGTCACGGCAGCGAGGTATCCCAGCTGTGTAGCTGCGTCCGTACCGTAGGCCTCTGGTACCCAAACTGTCCCAACCCCTAAGCTTTCCGCCCCTTTTATAAAATCCAAAGCGTCCTTCACTGACGTCCCAGCCGGAGGGATCCCAACAGCAAGCTTCATCTCAGCGATCCGAGACATCCAACCTGTACTTTGATCGTTTTCCATAGCGGATTAAAAGCTCCTAAATGTGTCTGTACAGACTTCTCCTCGACTCAAGTTTTCTCGTCTACTCGACACCGAACGCAGACTCACCCGGGTTTTCGGGCAACGACCACGTTTCGCGTACTCTGCGGAGAAAGGGGATTCATTTCGAGATCGGCGTAAATACCTTCCACTACAAAACCTGTTTCTTCTATCAACTCCTTTAGATGGGACGGCGTGTACAAGTACTCTTCGTGGAAGAAGCTGTGCCACTTCCCATCTCGCCACCACTTGATGCGGGCCCGGTTCCGTCCAGTAGCCAACTCGAAGGTAGACAATTCGCACACGGTCACTGCTCCCGACTCAGCCCAGGTGCTCGCCTCAGGCTGGCCATATTTGGGAATAGCGGAGGCCGCCTCGAGCAAGAACCTGCCTCCCGGTTTTAGGACCTCGAACGCCTCGTGCAACGTCCTTCGGTTTTCGGCCGGATCCTCGAAGTATCCAAAGCTGGTATAAAGAGAGACAACCGCATCGAAAGCCGCTTTGAATGGAAGTCGGTGCATAGAAGCCCGCACGTAATAGGGTGCTAACTCGGTCCCAGAAAGCTCCAAAGCCCTCTCCAACATGGCCCGGGAGTAGTCGACACCCACAGCAAAAAGGCGATTGCGGGCGAAGATCTTGGTGTGTCTGCCGAACCCGCACCCCATGTCCAGAACTCTGTCTTCCTCTTTCAAGCCAAGGATCTCGACACAGGCGCGAGCTTCGGCCTCGGTCCTCTCCGGATCCGTTATAGCTTCAAGCAATGCAGCGTAATCGGGACCGAATTCCTCGGCCCACCACTCGGGCATCGATACTCCTATTGGCCGATCGGTGATCCGCCGTGCGCTTAGGCGCCTCGATTCAGGTGCCTACTTTACGGCAATTACAAACTGATAAAAGGCGGCTACGGCGAGAGCGACGATAATTAGTAACAGAACTACCGCAGTAGCCGGGCGCATCTCAATCGCAATCTCATCTCTTTTGGGGCCGGTGCCGTGCGAGCTAGTCCCGCGCAGGGACGCACAGCCATGACCGAAAAAGGAAGCATTAACCGACCACCCGTTTTCTCTAATTCTGTACGCATTAGCGTATATGGGTCGGAGCTTTCAAGCTATCCAGCTTCCCCGTGCCATGAGGTTCCTATAAAGCATCTGCTGGATTGTGTCTCTTATTTGGTCTGAAAGCTCGAACAGGGTCATGGGGTCGTCTTTGGCCTCGGGTGGGTATGCATCAGTGGGAATCGGTTCACCGAATTCGATAATCCATTTGGAGGGGAGCGGTACCAAACCGAGCGGCCCCAAGAGGGGAAAGAACGGCGTGATAGGAAAGTATGGCAAGTTGAAAAGGCGGGCCAGGGGCTGGAAGTCGTAGATCATCGGGTAGATCTCCTCGGCTCCGACGATTGCGCAAGGGATGAGCGGAGCTCCGGTTGCGATAGCCACCTCGACAAAGCCCCCCCTTCCAAAACGCTGAAGGCGATACCTCTCCGAGAACGGCTTGCCGATTCCTTTGAACCCCTCTGGGAAAACCCCGACCAACTCTCCTCTCCTCAACAGGAACAAGGCATTCTCGTCGCAGGCTACCGTGTTTCCGATCTTCCGCGCCCAGTGACTCAAAAAGGGTACTGTCCAGAGTAAGTCAGCTCCGAGCAACCGGATGACAGGCTTAGCCGGGTGCTCTAGCTGCATGGCCGTTATTATCATGGCTCCGTCCCAGGGAAGCGTTCCGGAATGGTTGGCCACTACCATGGCTGGACCTCTGGCAGGAACGTTCTCTATCCCTCGAACCTCGACCCTCCACCATTTCTCATAGAGAAAGCGCAGAAGGGGCATGAAGACTAATTGCGTGAGCTCTTCGTCGTAGCCGTACTCGTCGACGTAGTAGTCACCCACAAGGCGCCGTCGAAGAAAAGAACGCAACTCCTCGGATCTACCCGCTTCTGCCGGTTGTGGAGCTGTGCCTGCAGGGTGCTGGGAATGAGCGAGGTCTCTCCCGACGGGAAAATGAATCCTGCAGAAGCTCGAACCCTCGATCGCTTGATTACGACAGCGTTGTCCTCTTGCTGTTATCGCCACGCACTTGCCTGCAGGAGTTCTACGGTCAATGGAAATTATCTGTGCGTCAGGCACCCCGGCTCCCTCAAGGACAAGAAGACGGTGTATATACCGGCATCCTCGATGCCCCGCCAACCTGTAAAACAGAAACGCGGTACCTCATGGCTCGGCCGGGCGAGGAGCCAGATCTTTTTGTTTTCGCATGACGAAGGCTCGCACGTCTTTTTCCCATCCTCTTATGTCTTGGTCTTTGACTAAGCGCTCTACTCTTTTCTTGTTTCGGAAGTCAGCCACCGCATCTAGACAAGTAAACCGGGGTTGGTACCCGAAATCCTTTTTCAACCTCGTGGTGTCGGAAACGTTTCCGTAGGCAATCTCGCGAAGGATCTGGGGAGGTACCATGACAAATGGAAGCCATCTCAGAGTCAGTGCAGCCATGGGCATCACCGGGGGAAGAATAGGTAGCTCCACACGGCCCGCTTTTCTTATGGCCTGAGAGAGGGGTATCGGCCCATCCGCACCGACATTGTAGATTCCGGGATGATCCTCAACAGTGGCCCTGTACAGGACCTCCAACACGTCGTCTTCGTGAACGAATTGTACTCGAGGATCGAATCCGAGAACTGTGGGCACCACCGGCTGGCCAAGATATCTGCTGAACGGATTGTTCACCTTAGGGCCGAGGATCGTAGCAAACCTGAGAATCGTCATCGCTACGTCCGGTCGACGGCGCCCGAAGTCTCGCGCGTAGGTCTCGATCTCTATGGCATCCCTGCAAAATGGAGTAGATGGGCTTCGCCTCGCTGCCATCTCTTCGGTGAAAAAAAGAGGGTCTTCAGGCTCCGAGCCGTACACAGCAGTCGTCGACTTCACCACTAGCTTTCGCAGTGTACGGCTCTTCTGGCACGCAGCAAAGAGCTGCATGGAGCCGATTACGTTCATCTCTTTCATCATCGTGCGCCCCCTCTCTGCCTCGGAGGGGATGATGTTCAGGTGCACGACCGTGTCCACCTCGGCTGCCTGGAGGACTTTTGAAAACAGCGGATTCCGGATGTCCGCCCGAACGAGCTCAACGCGCTCAAAGTCGTAGTCGGGAAGCTCCAGATCTACTCCGATGATTTCCTCTATGGAGTCGTCTGTTTCCAGTCTTGCAGCGAGACGCACTCCAAAGAAACGTCCAACCCCGGTAATGAGGACCCGCCTTCCCAAGCGCCGCTTACCTCCTCAGCGTTACTGCGACCCCCTCTTCCAAACCCAGCTTTCCAGCGGCGTTCCCCTCTGCTACGGCTATAGATAAAAGTCCGTAGTGATCTTCAAGTATTGCAACGGACCCAGCTTCGACATCTCCATATGCCTTGGCCCACACTGCTATCCACTCGGATCCCGCAACGCCTATCTTTACATCTTTACCAAGCTCGGCGCCTATGCTAGCGAGCTCTTCGGGGGACACGTTGACTTCGCAGTTTCCAAACCGATCGACCCAGAGAACCTCGCACTCAATTTTGTCCCTCTCTATACGGGGAAGCGGAACCACCATAGGGACCAGGGACTCCAACGGCACTTCAGGACCAAGGTCGTCTAGCGATGCTGATCGCGCCAGAGCTGCGGCTGCGGGAGCAAAGACGTCTCTTCCTGCAAAA
Encoded here:
- a CDS encoding glycerol acyltransferase, translating into MPLLRFLYEKWWRVEVRGIENVPARGPAMVVANHSGTLPWDGAMIITAMQLEHPAKPVIRLLGADLLWTVPFLSHWARKIGNTVACDENALFLLRRGELVGVFPEGFKGIGKPFSERYRLQRFGRGGFVEVAIATGAPLIPCAIVGAEEIYPMIYDFQPLARLFNLPYFPITPFFPLLGPLGLVPLPSKWIIEFGEPIPTDAYPPEAKDDPMTLFELSDQIRDTIQQMLYRNLMARGSWIA